GGCAGTATCAGGGCTTGGATTCGTAACCGGCACTGGAGAAAATGCAGTACTTACCATTTTCTCTTTACTTAATCCATTACAAAGAGAAAAGCTTTTCAAAAATATCGCAAATGTCCCATCACCTATACCGGCAAGAGTGCCTCCACGGTCATTAAAACGATTATACTGAATATGGGCTCCATTTTTATTAACTGCAACGGACGGGAAGAATGGAAAAGTTCTAGTATTTGAAGTAACATTCACTCTATTCCAAGTATTTCCTTTGTCTGTACTATAAGCTAAAAAGATATCAATAAAGGTCGTATCTCCAACCACTCTGCCAGCGTTCCATACGGCATATAAAGTGCCATCTGGTCCAATCGCTGCATGAGGGAATTCATTCATACGAATCCTTCTGGTGTTATCAACACCGATAGATGGGCGGCCACAAAGTGCTGTATCAGTTGCGGCTGCAGCAAATGGAGTTGAAACTGCCACGTTAATTGGGAAAGTATTCCCACCGTCAGTTGATTTAACCATACGAATGGTCCTGTTTGGCTGCCCCAAAGTATTAAATGCCGATATTTCTTCATAAAAGACATAGATACCTCCGAGATCATCAACGACCACAAAAGACCCTTGAATAAAATTAGTGCCACCAGTGACAATAATCTGATCTGTAATAATTGGAGTTAAGTTGACACCAGTAGTATATTTTGAAAAGCGAATATTAGGGCTCGGAGTAGCAGTGAAATCAGTCCACGTAATATATAGTGCTTCATTCCCTGGATTATCAGCATCGGGACCTACTGTAATCCAATCCTTATCTTGATTAATATTCGCAGAAGGGTTTTGCCCGCGTCCAACGACTTGAGGCGCATTCATTGTGATTGTTTCGTTCGGAGTAATGGTTCCTGTTGAAACACTGATAACACCTTGTATAACACTCCCAATAGTTTCTATTCCGATTTGACCATAATAGAAAACACCATTTCTATCAACAGCTATAACAGGATCACCGGAATTCAAACCCCCTGGATTTACCGGAAGAGAACCACCATCAGTCCAGGTATTACCTAAATCATTGGAAAAAGCAAAGCCTGAAAAACTAAAAGTCCCCAGTCCTCCTGTACCAGCATTACTATCATTAAATCCATAAAGTATAAAATCTTTAAAATGGGCAATGCTTGTCTCACTTTGGGTGATTCGAGGAAAATTAGTTACATCATTTGCCGGATTATTAACCTGTCTCTCTAGTAGTATAGAACAAGCGTCATCATGTTTCTTATCACTACAATCGGAATCTTTTTTTTCATGACAATCATCTTCCCTATTTTCGATTGTATCTGTACATTTACTTTTATATTTATAACTTTTGTACTTGTTTCCTTTATAGTACATAACTTCCCCACCTTTTTTAGTTATTCATTGGTTCTGAAATCATGCTTGAATTTATTGTGGTTTTGAGGTCGCATTCTTTTTGGACAAGAACCAATGTACTTCTATCATATGGTTATTACAAAAAAAGGAATGGGCTTCTATTCTTCTTCATTAGCACATTTTTAATAGAATCCAAGAGTTGTTAGATTGCTGATAATCCTCGATTATGTCAACGAAGAAAGGAGATTGGGTACCTTTTGGATGTCTAAAAGGTACCCAATCTCTTTTTGTTGCTGATAATGATAGGTTATGTAAACTTCACATGAATAAGATATATAATATAAAAATAACGATTAACTGAGGTGAGAGTATGGAAAATACATATGAAATTCCCAAATTAGGAACAAAGCGTCTTTTATTAAAAAAACTAGATTTTCATGATTTAGATGATTTATTTGAAATCTATTCGGATCTTCAAACAACTACATATGTACTTCGAGAGGTACACAAAAATAAAGATGAAACTCGTATTTTTTTAGAAAATACGATTGAAACAGCTAAGAAAGGTCCCTTCGAAGATCTGAAGGGACTTTTTTAAGTTTTTAGATATAGTGACTGCTGGTAAGTGGTGTTATGTTAACGAAGGACAGCTATAAAGTTGTTCTTTTCTTATGTTATAATATTCAAAAACCTTATATACAAATATTAAGAGGTGATTATTTTGTATTATTATAAATGGAGAAGTTTTTATTCGGTTAAACCAACACAAATATATGATGAGAACAACAATATAATAGGTACAATAAAAAAAACGTATAGCAATCAGTGTATAAGGATAATAGATTTAATATTATTCAAAGGGACGTATTTTTTGGAATATGAGATATATGATTCTAAAGAGAATTTACAATTAAAAGCGAAAAAGGATATAGATTTTCGAAAAAGAACACAATTTTTTCTTAACTATTATGCTGAAAGAGAAGAATATCAAATACATTTAATAGATAAAAAGACCTTTGATTTTGGTGAAATAACTAAATTTGAATTTGCAGGAGAAATGTATGAATTAAATCAAAGACCTTTTGAATGGGCAAAAATAACCAATTTAAATACTAATTTGATTATTGCAGAATGGAAAGAGCCTATTAAGCCTCCTTTTAATATTACTTTTAAATTATTAGAGGAATCTTATAAAGATAAAGTTTTATTATTGATAGGTATATTCCATTCATATTTACATGCTGCGGGGCATTAAATTTAAAAGCATTATTATATATCCGATTTGTTTTTTTTTTTGAGTGAGTTGCTTTTCTTATGGATAAATTTACAATTGAAGAGAAATTAAAAGCTATAAAACGTTATTTAATGCGCTATGAATTATGTAGTTCAGAAATCAATATGATTATTTGGTGTCTCTGCTGCCCCTAGCTGGCTAAGACCAGCTAGGGTGTCCCGATATTGTATCATTCGATAAGAAGTTTTGAGTGGATACACTTAACAATTTTTAGGTTGACTAGGAGGTGGTACCGGGACTGGAATACACGGAGGATTACCTGGTGGAATATTTGGTGGTGGACAATCGCAATCATTATTGGAGGATGGGGGGGTATTAGATGGTGGACCATTGCAATCATTATTGGAAGGTGGTATCAAAAAACTATTATTTAGACTACGCTTAAGATTTCTATGATGTCTTTTTATTTTAATCACCCCTTTCTTTGGTTTTTACATAGTTTTCGTGTCATCATTCTGGGCAATTTCGAAAATACGGGCTATTACTTGCTTGCGCGCACTGTTCAGGTGTCAGTCTATAAGCATTTTCCGATGCCCCTCCATACATAAGGTTGTTTTCATCGTCTACATGTTCCGGTCCTAATAAAACATGTCCTAATTCATGCGCGAGAGTTTGTCCGAATCGGAATTGTCCTTCAGGAGCATTTGATATTACGATAACTGGACCATTAGGAGTGTTATAAGGTGCACATCCTACAAAACCACCTGCAAATGGACCTTGTACAAAATATACAGCAATATCCAGTGTATCAGTTTGTCCATAAGGTCCTGGTCCTGGCGGTCTAACATTCAACCAATATTGAAAATATTCATTGAGGTCCTCGTATCCGATGCATTGGAGTACATCTTGATCAACAAATGGGTCATTGATCTGTGACATAACCGCTTCTCCTTGGTCATTCCTAAAACGCCATCTTATATCGATGTTACATGGATTTGGTGTTCGATCTCCGTAGAAAGTATTAGGGACTCCATAAACATAATTAACCCAATCAATTTGATTGATAAAAAGGTCTTGGGTCATATCTGATCCTGGTGTAATATACACGTCTAAAATTAGACAGGGTACTACCATTCTTTCATCTCCTTTTATTGTAATACTATAAAATATTCAAAGATATAAAGTATGGCTTGTACAAAAAACTAGTGTTCCTACTAAAAGTTACAAATTATATGCAAAATGATAGACTTAAACGGAGCCATAGAAAAGGATTGGGGTTATAGTTCTTTCTACGGGATAGCGTAACTTTATGTTAGCACCTTGCAACGATGGACCATCAAATATCATTTGTTTTAAACGTACCTCTACAAACTTACCTAAATTTACAGTGGGATTTTTAAAGGGGACATTTTCCAGAATAGGTTCTGAAAAATCTACGCCTAATAATTTGTAGGCTTAAAAAAATTCACTTGTTGAATTAATAAAGAATTTAAAAATAAAAATAGAGTAATACGGTGCAGTTAGTTATTTTAGATATACATTATGGAAATGATTTAGGTGACTGGGGGATGGAATGAAATGAGTAAAGTAGAATGGCAATTTGCTGATGAAGCTGTAAGTGATGAATATGTAAAGAAAATTGGGGAAGAATTAGGCTTTAATTTTCCTCATGAGTATGTTGAGTGTGTATCGAAGAATAATGGAGCAAATGTGGAACCAGAACTTTTTGACGTCCAAGGAATAGAAAGAGTGTTTGGTACGTTATTATCTTTTGATGAAAATAGTGGTGAGTATATTGCAGATGTATATAATGACTTCAATGATACATTACCAAATGGATTAATCCCGTTTGCTTTTGATCCAGCTGGAAACTTAATTTGTTTTGATTATAAAAACCATGAAGAGAATCCAATAGTCGTTTTTTGGGAGCATGAAGATGCATGGGAAAAAGAAATGCTGATGGAAAGCGAAGGAATCACAGCAGAAGAGGCAGAGGAAGTGGCGAGGGAAAATGTATTTTATGTAGCTCAATCATTTACCGAATTTCTAAGTAAATTATATGCTGATGAAGATGATGAATAAATTGGAGAAAGAAAAGAGTAATATGTGTAATGAAAAATATAATATTGAAATGAGATGGGTGAAACGATAAGTATGGCTATAGAAATGAAGCCAGAAATAAAAAAGGTTTTAGAAAAAATAAATTTTATTGATAGATATCAAGCGATGTCTAATCGATTTCGAGA
This sequence is a window from Bacillus pseudomycoides DSM 12442. Protein-coding genes within it:
- a CDS encoding tubby C-terminal domain-like protein, with protein sequence MIILYYYKWRSFYSVKPTQIYDENNNIIGTIKKTYSNQCIRIIDLILFKGTYFLEYEIYDSKENLQLKAKKDIDFRKRTQFFLNYYAEREEYQIHLIDKKTFDFGEITKFEFAGEMYELNQRPFEWAKITNLNTNLIIAEWKEPIKPPFNITFKLLEESYKDKVLLLIGIFHSYLHAAGH
- a CDS encoding SMI1/KNR4 family protein; this encodes MSKVEWQFADEAVSDEYVKKIGEELGFNFPHEYVECVSKNNGANVEPELFDVQGIERVFGTLLSFDENSGEYIADVYNDFNDTLPNGLIPFAFDPAGNLICFDYKNHEENPIVVFWEHEDAWEKEMLMESEGITAEEAEEVARENVFYVAQSFTEFLSKLYADEDDE
- a CDS encoding ImmA/IrrE family metallo-endopeptidase, with the translated sequence MVVPCLILDVYITPGSDMTQDLFINQIDWVNYVYGVPNTFYGDRTPNPCNIDIRWRFRNDQGEAVMSQINDPFVDQDVLQCIGYEDLNEYFQYWLNVRPPGPGPYGQTDTLDIAVYFVQGPFAGGFVGCAPYNTPNGPVIVISNAPEGQFRFGQTLAHELGHVLLGPEHVDDENNLMYGGASENAYRLTPEQCAQASNSPYFRNCPE
- a CDS encoding sialidase family protein, giving the protein MYYKGNKYKSYKYKSKCTDTIENREDDCHEKKDSDCSDKKHDDACSILLERQVNNPANDVTNFPRITQSETSIAHFKDFILYGFNDSNAGTGGLGTFSFSGFAFSNDLGNTWTDGGSLPVNPGGLNSGDPVIAVDRNGVFYYGQIGIETIGSVIQGVISVSTGTITPNETITMNAPQVVGRGQNPSANINQDKDWITVGPDADNPGNEALYITWTDFTATPSPNIRFSKYTTGVNLTPIITDQIIVTGGTNFIQGSFVVVDDLGGIYVFYEEISAFNTLGQPNRTIRMVKSTDGGNTFPINVAVSTPFAAAATDTALCGRPSIGVDNTRRIRMNEFPHAAIGPDGTLYAVWNAGRVVGDTTFIDIFLAYSTDKGNTWNRVNVTSNTRTFPFFPSVAVNKNGAHIQYNRFNDRGGTLAGIGDGTFAIFLKSFSLCNGLSKEKMVSTAFSPVPVTNPSPDTANCYMGDYNQIIAGPGNCLLHSWGDNRNVIIQGAIQRDNPDVFFTITTPD